The Styela clava chromosome 13, kaStyClav1.hap1.2, whole genome shotgun sequence genome has a window encoding:
- the LOC120332480 gene encoding membrane-associated progesterone receptor component 1-like → MDSNADIPKSEDVSGGFLVNIFTNPLNLFLLSICAYLLYKIKKSNDEEDEQHEPVDTGLPPMKKRDLTVAQLSEYDGVKNERILIAVNGKVFDVTNRGKNFYGPGGAYGIFAGHDASRGLAQFRLDKDVIKDEYDDLADLGSADLESVREWEMQFLEKYEFVGKLLKDGEEPTDYSDEEDTAEEKNKDD, encoded by the exons ATGGACTCAAATGCTGATATACCCAAATCGGAAGATGTTTCTGGCGGATTTCTCGTCAATATCTTTACGAATCCTCTCAATCTATTTCTACTATCCATTTGTGCCTACTTGCTGTACAAAATCAAGAAATCGAACGACGAAGAG GATGAACAACACGAGCCAGTCGACACCGGTCTTCCTCCAATGAAAAAAAGAGATTTGACTGTTGCCCAGCTGAGTGAATATGATGGAGTGAAAAATGAAAGAATTCTTATTGCTGTCAATGGGAAGGTTTTTGATGTTACCAATCGTGGGAAAAACTTTTATGGGCCAG GTGGTGCATATGGAATATTTGCTGGACATGACGCATCTCGTGGATTAGCTCAATTCAGGTTGGATAAAGATGTAATAAAAGATGAATATGATGATTTAGCTGATCTCGGCAGTGCTGACTTAGAAAGTGTTAGAGAATGGGAGATGCAATTTTTGG aaaaatatgaGTTTGTTGGAAAACTACTCAAAGACGGAGAGGAACCGACGGATTATTCAGACGAAGAGGACACAGCAGAAGAAAAAAACAAGGATGATTGA
- the LOC120333481 gene encoding zinc finger CCCH domain-containing protein 7B-like isoform X2: MCETLFVNGLFMCNCYEDANKKVEVSKSRAERRQFIQQGLQFLQSPRPWSGTPEEYANFLNQIKQMLLQEGIELKRESAFSDAVQKLSEALNMCKYMESEGINGHNSSLVILLVERSSALLELGQTPSAMEDANRALQISNGGSQEAMRCKAKAMIKFGNAKESYDMMMQYARNNNLDKESTELMNNLSQMLGLRTRKPYQPFAPFNNMPHNNDILSGGKLEPPGFSKQDPNQTMPQPSLNKPPMDNFGNTTITNDIQGFRSFPNTTDAFSNSFADQSFKSSQNDPPGPMQNMPGFMNRPPIPPGQMANMSAFNKTPGTALHGFPPGMGAPFQPSTTNPPMNGGLPQKPIGPSRPVGSRILSNPYGGFQSVPQANDPPSIADSLRKNLEIMTGGDNQTGSMFGQGGGMRNNMDSSLDLVSGIQKLAVSQQLNENGLNNDVGKTAIGSDNQASKLWDYMGNKMGSSNNALGNGIGYNSGLPAPIGYRKPFGVGGDTSGLISPPSNVPGSSPFLNHAGDSPFNMNRDNSMKGSLIGDIKAPGRNQDPPFGMNIQNSSTVMSSSNQFGAIRLSSDPTGYSHTGPSYSHFPQSSGHPTGLSQLFGPGAIGIGIQNAPPPPQMAQKIQLAAQPTAASIVLSQKAYSEQSEDSLDMMNPDEDESLDSYLRNPLHNTHEFCLGCSDCVIKTGSRVVDYRYDENLNHMCYKNILLCRRRDSVDWHKIRPRPQPQSKAQLYDGPYYICKDLLAGSDCTYPVVCTFAYNQEEIDVWTLERKQMLNRRWLFDSLDEDYMRELSVVGRVLCKHRGLFNFLCQACFTNKPRIISTFNLSTGTCINADAEHQESPDNRQLTHILRDTTVRYTSIRVPAQQAILCRHEVRFQCTREEDCHFAHSLVERDVWALMIKKGLTPDQIVEQSREYITKLSNNTNTLEQGITQTTDLGVPMFRWKVKFICSLCYKNGQISEATKDRKYCTARAQHSWATNKKTVLVQTIRKDWTQIRDLPYLKNKGLPARFELCENIRRQKKCPFSNKCNFAHSQEELDIWIYLRDNQLKDLEELHDSLNRDKQPKATRPAVLPLQNTIDPNAIRLPTDFLPQSAYHCWLCNKECNGQRQWDQHCLSVKHRLGALSDSDGNWKYRNPGGNYEICERHLKNICEYDCVAPVDNKCRNAHSIEELEEWKQRREYVLNRIKKAQNDQLISAADNMDKLIKESQQHQQ, from the exons ATGTGTGAAACACTATTTGTAAATGGATTGTTTATGTGCAACTG ttacGAAGAtgcaaataaaaaagttgaagtttCTAAATCAAGAGCTGAAAGGAGGCAATTTATCCAACAGGGATTACAATTTTTACA ATCACCAAGGCCTTGGTCAGGTACACCAGAAGAATATGCG aattttttaaACCAAATCAAACAAATGTTATTACAAGAAGGAATCGAATTAAAAAGAGAATCAGCATTTAGCGACGCAGTACAAAAATTAAGTGAAGCTTTGAACATGTGCAAGTATATGGAAAGCGAGGGTATTAATGGACATAATTCGAGTCTTGTCATTTTACTCGTTGAGAGATCATCAGCATTATTGGAATTG GGTCAAACACCATCTGCTATGGAAGATGCTAACAGAGCTCTTCAGATAAGTAATGGTGGAAGTCAGGAAGCAATGAGATGCAAAGCAAAAGCAATGATTAAATTTGGAAATGCCAAAGAATCTTATGATATGATGATGCAGTATGCGAGGAATAACAATTTG GATAAAGAGTCGACAGAGTTGATGAATAATCTCAGTCAGATGTTAGGCTTGAGAACAAGAAAACCATATCAGCCTTTCGCTCCCTTTAATAATATGCCTCACAATAATGACATTTTATCTGGAGGCAAATTGGAACCACCTGGGTTTTCCAAACAAGACCCAAATCAGACTATGCCACAACCGTCGCTTAATAAACCACCGATGGATAATTTTGGAAATACAACAATTACGAACGATATTCAGGGATTTCGATCTTTTCCCAATACAACTGATGCGTTTTCTAATAGCTTTGCTGACCAATCGTTCAAGTCTTCGCAGAATGACCCACCGGGGCCGATGCAAAATATGCCCGGTTTTATGAATAGGCCCCCAATCCCACCCGGACAGATGGCAAACATGTCTGCTTTTAACAAGACCCCGGGTACTGCTCTTCACGGCTTTCCCCCTGGTATGGGGGCACCCTTTCAACCTTCTACTACAAACCCGCCTATGAATGGGGGTTTGCCCCAAAAACCCATTGGACCCAGTAGACCTGTGGGATCAAGAATACTCAGCAACCCCTATGGAGGATTTCAATCAGTGCCTCAAGCAAATGACCCACCTTCAATAGCAGATTCTCTGCGAAAAAATCTCGAGATTATGACTGGCGGGGACAATCAAACTGGATCAATGTTCGGACAGGGTGGCGGAATGAGAAACAACATGGACAGCTCACTCGATTTGGTATCAGGCATACAAAAATTGGCCGTAAGTCAACAATTGAACGAAAACGGATTGAATAATGACGTCGGCAAAACAGCAATCGGTTCTGATAACCAAGCTTCCAAATTATGGGATTATATGGGCAATAAAATGGGCAGCAGTAATAACGCTCTTGGTAACGGGATTGGCTATAACAGTGGCCTTCCTGCTCCAATCGGATATCGGAAACCGTTTGGTGTCGGCGGTGATACTTCAGGTCTCATATCACCACCATCCAATGTACCAGGGTCTTCCCCATTTCTCAATCATGCCGGGGATTCACCTTTCAACATGAATCGCGATAATTCAATGAAGGGATCGTTAATTGGTGATATAAAGGCTCCTGGAAGAAACCAG GATCCACCGTTTGGAATGAACATTCAGAATTCCAGCACAGTGATGAGTTCATCCAATCAATTTGGAGCGATCAGGTTGTCGAGTGATCCAACTGGATACTCACACACTGGTCCAAGTTACTCTCATTTCCCGCAATCGTCGGGGCATCCTACCGGTTTGAGCCAACTTTTTGGACCTGGGGCAATCGGCATTGGAATACAAAATGCACCACCTCCTCCACAAATGGCTCAAAAGATTCAACTTGCTGCTCAACCAACTGCGGCTAGCATAG ttctcAGCCAAAAAGCATACAGTGAACAGTCAGAAGATTCTTTAGATATGATGAATCCAGACGAAGATGAATCTTTGGATAGTTATTTGAGAAATCCGTTGCATAATACACATGAATTTTGTCTCGGATGTTCAGATTGCGTCATTAAAACTGGATCTAGAGTTGTCGATTACAG GTATGATGAAAATTTGAACCATATGTGTTATAAGAACATATTATTGTGCAGAAGAAGAGACAGTGTGGATTGGCATAAAATAAGGCCAAGACCTCAACCGCAATCAAAAGCTCAGCTGTATGATGGACCGTATTATATATGCAAG GATCTTCTTGCAGGATCTGACTGTACGTATCCCGTTGTTTGTACGTTTGCATATAATCAagaagaaattgatgtttggacTTTAGAAAGAAAACAAATGTTAAATAG GCGTTGGCTTTTTGATTCTCTTGATGAAGATTACATGCGGGAATTATCTGTCGTTGGACGAGTACTTTGCAAACATCGTGGtctcttcaattttctttgtcAAGCTTGCTTCACTAACAAGCCTCGCATAATCAGCACTTTTAATCTAAGCACTGGAACCTGTATAAACGCAGACGCGGAACATCAGGAATCTCCTGATAACAGACAACTT ACTCATATTTTGCGGGATACAACTGTGCGTTATACTTCAATACGAGTTCCCGCTCAACAAGCAATTCTTTGTCGTCATGAAGTTCGTTTTCAATGCACCAGAGAAGAAGATTGTCATTTTGCTCACAGTCTTGTTGAACGTGATGTTTGGGCTTTGATGATTAAGAAAGG aCTCACGCCAGATCAGATTGTGGAACAGTCTCGTGAATATATTACAAAGCTAAGCAATAACACTAACACCCTTGAACAAGGGATAACACAAACTACGGATCTAGGAGTACCTATGTTCAG GTGGAAGGTGAAATTCATATGTTCGCTTTGTTACAAAAACGGACAAATCAGCGAAGCAACAAAAGATCGTAAATACTGTACAGCACGTGCTCAACACTCGTGGGCGACAAACAAAAAAACGGTTCTAGTTCAAACTATTCGTAAGGATTGGACACAAATACGAGATTtgccatatttgaaaaataag GGTTTGCCAGCGAGATTTGAACTTTGTGAAAATATCAGACGACAGAAAAAATGTCCGTTCtcaaataaatgtaattttgcGCATTCTCAGGAAGAATTAGATATTTGGATTTACCTAAGAGATAATCAAT TGAAAGATCTTGAAGAACTTCATGATTCACTTAATCGGGATAAACAGCCGAAAGCGACGAGACCTGCTGTACTTCCATTGCAGAATACAATTGACCCCAACGCAATAAGGTTACCCACTGATTTTTTGCCTCAg AGCGCATATCATTGTTGGCTATGTAACAAGGAATGTAACGGCCAACGTCAATGGGATCAACATTGTCTATCTGTGAAACATCGTCTCGGTGCTTTATCCGATAGCGATGGAAATTGGAAATATAGAAATCCTGGAGGAAATTATGAAATTTGTGAAAG gcACTTGAAAAATATATGCGAGTATGATTGTGTCGCTCCAGTTGATAATAAATGTCGTAATGCTCACAGCATTGAAGAATTGGAAGAGTGGAAACAACGTCGCGAATACGTTCTCAACAGGATCAAGAAAGCGCAGAATGATCAGTTGATTAGTGCGGCAGATAACATGGACAAATTGATAAAGGAGTCCCAACAGCATCAGCAATAG
- the LOC120333481 gene encoding zinc finger CCCH domain-containing protein 7B-like isoform X1, with translation MVKIFVGRLAENVTTEDLQKIFEKFGEVSDCDILRDYGFVHMADENRAREAIRELDKMELRGNRISVELSTSRSMKSCQLTVGNLPDGTSSADVHKLFKKYGTVTLCRIVGNQASVHMRWASMAVQAIRNLNGETYKGNVLSVQFSNNTNSLPDEWPSSSAVSPPSLPVPVPPVQSGNASGPPRYPNSAPLPTPPSGNSNFTPAWTNFVTSPPQTNHVLSNGMTNANFSMNPGTNQNNNLSNSLQSNSVNLPPLMPLNPPGNQKDGNGIGDAKIPHNNNNMDKMNNQNHESPSHTGVLSSSYEDANKKVEVSKSRAERRQFIQQGLQFLQSPRPWSGTPEEYANFLNQIKQMLLQEGIELKRESAFSDAVQKLSEALNMCKYMESEGINGHNSSLVILLVERSSALLELGQTPSAMEDANRALQISNGGSQEAMRCKAKAMIKFGNAKESYDMMMQYARNNNLDKESTELMNNLSQMLGLRTRKPYQPFAPFNNMPHNNDILSGGKLEPPGFSKQDPNQTMPQPSLNKPPMDNFGNTTITNDIQGFRSFPNTTDAFSNSFADQSFKSSQNDPPGPMQNMPGFMNRPPIPPGQMANMSAFNKTPGTALHGFPPGMGAPFQPSTTNPPMNGGLPQKPIGPSRPVGSRILSNPYGGFQSVPQANDPPSIADSLRKNLEIMTGGDNQTGSMFGQGGGMRNNMDSSLDLVSGIQKLAVSQQLNENGLNNDVGKTAIGSDNQASKLWDYMGNKMGSSNNALGNGIGYNSGLPAPIGYRKPFGVGGDTSGLISPPSNVPGSSPFLNHAGDSPFNMNRDNSMKGSLIGDIKAPGRNQDPPFGMNIQNSSTVMSSSNQFGAIRLSSDPTGYSHTGPSYSHFPQSSGHPTGLSQLFGPGAIGIGIQNAPPPPQMAQKIQLAAQPTAASIVLSQKAYSEQSEDSLDMMNPDEDESLDSYLRNPLHNTHEFCLGCSDCVIKTGSRVVDYRYDENLNHMCYKNILLCRRRDSVDWHKIRPRPQPQSKAQLYDGPYYICKDLLAGSDCTYPVVCTFAYNQEEIDVWTLERKQMLNRRWLFDSLDEDYMRELSVVGRVLCKHRGLFNFLCQACFTNKPRIISTFNLSTGTCINADAEHQESPDNRQLTHILRDTTVRYTSIRVPAQQAILCRHEVRFQCTREEDCHFAHSLVERDVWALMIKKGLTPDQIVEQSREYITKLSNNTNTLEQGITQTTDLGVPMFRWKVKFICSLCYKNGQISEATKDRKYCTARAQHSWATNKKTVLVQTIRKDWTQIRDLPYLKNKGLPARFELCENIRRQKKCPFSNKCNFAHSQEELDIWIYLRDNQLKDLEELHDSLNRDKQPKATRPAVLPLQNTIDPNAIRLPTDFLPQSAYHCWLCNKECNGQRQWDQHCLSVKHRLGALSDSDGNWKYRNPGGNYEICERHLKNICEYDCVAPVDNKCRNAHSIEELEEWKQRREYVLNRIKKAQNDQLISAADNMDKLIKESQQHQQ, from the exons ATGGTTAAGATTTTTGTTGGCCGATTGGCCGAGAATGTGACAACAGAAGATttgcaaaaaatttttgaaaaattcggAGAagtttcagactgtgatattcTTAGAGATTACGGTTTTGTTCATATGGCAGATGAGAATCGTGCAAGAGAAGCCATACGTGAACTCGATAAAATGGAATTAAGGGGAAATCGTATCAGCGTCGAACTTTCAACGTCAAGATCTATGAAATCTTGTCAACTTACTGTCGGTAATCTTCCTGATGGTACTTCTTCCGCAGACGTCCataaacttttcaaaaaatatggCACTGTGACTTTATGTCGAATAGTTGGCAATCAAGCATCAGTCCACATGAGATGGGCGTCCATGGCAGTTCAGGCAATTCGTAATCTCAATGGCGAAACCTACAAAGGAAACGTTTTATCAGTACAATTTTCTAATAATACAAATTCTCTACCAGATGAGTGGCCTTCTTCATCAGCAGTTAGTCCACCTTCATTACCCGTGCCAGTACCTCCGGTGCAATCCGGCAATGCTTCAGGACCCCCAAGGTATCCAAACAGCGCTCCTCTTCCCACCCCGCCTTCTGGAAACTCTAATTTTACGCCGGCATGGACAAATTTTGTAACGAGCCCTCCGCAAACGAATCATGTTTTATCAAATGGAATGACAAATGCTAATTTTTCTATGAATCCTGGTACAAATCAGAACAATAATTTGTCAAATTCACTGCAGTCGAACAGCGTTAATTTACCACCGTTAATGCCTTTGAACCCACCAGGGAATCAAAAAGATGGGAACGGTATTGGAGATGCTAAAATTCCgcataacaataacaatatggATAAAATGAACAATCAAAATCATGAATCTCCAAGTCATACTGGCGTTTTGAGTTCaag ttacGAAGAtgcaaataaaaaagttgaagtttCTAAATCAAGAGCTGAAAGGAGGCAATTTATCCAACAGGGATTACAATTTTTACA ATCACCAAGGCCTTGGTCAGGTACACCAGAAGAATATGCG aattttttaaACCAAATCAAACAAATGTTATTACAAGAAGGAATCGAATTAAAAAGAGAATCAGCATTTAGCGACGCAGTACAAAAATTAAGTGAAGCTTTGAACATGTGCAAGTATATGGAAAGCGAGGGTATTAATGGACATAATTCGAGTCTTGTCATTTTACTCGTTGAGAGATCATCAGCATTATTGGAATTG GGTCAAACACCATCTGCTATGGAAGATGCTAACAGAGCTCTTCAGATAAGTAATGGTGGAAGTCAGGAAGCAATGAGATGCAAAGCAAAAGCAATGATTAAATTTGGAAATGCCAAAGAATCTTATGATATGATGATGCAGTATGCGAGGAATAACAATTTG GATAAAGAGTCGACAGAGTTGATGAATAATCTCAGTCAGATGTTAGGCTTGAGAACAAGAAAACCATATCAGCCTTTCGCTCCCTTTAATAATATGCCTCACAATAATGACATTTTATCTGGAGGCAAATTGGAACCACCTGGGTTTTCCAAACAAGACCCAAATCAGACTATGCCACAACCGTCGCTTAATAAACCACCGATGGATAATTTTGGAAATACAACAATTACGAACGATATTCAGGGATTTCGATCTTTTCCCAATACAACTGATGCGTTTTCTAATAGCTTTGCTGACCAATCGTTCAAGTCTTCGCAGAATGACCCACCGGGGCCGATGCAAAATATGCCCGGTTTTATGAATAGGCCCCCAATCCCACCCGGACAGATGGCAAACATGTCTGCTTTTAACAAGACCCCGGGTACTGCTCTTCACGGCTTTCCCCCTGGTATGGGGGCACCCTTTCAACCTTCTACTACAAACCCGCCTATGAATGGGGGTTTGCCCCAAAAACCCATTGGACCCAGTAGACCTGTGGGATCAAGAATACTCAGCAACCCCTATGGAGGATTTCAATCAGTGCCTCAAGCAAATGACCCACCTTCAATAGCAGATTCTCTGCGAAAAAATCTCGAGATTATGACTGGCGGGGACAATCAAACTGGATCAATGTTCGGACAGGGTGGCGGAATGAGAAACAACATGGACAGCTCACTCGATTTGGTATCAGGCATACAAAAATTGGCCGTAAGTCAACAATTGAACGAAAACGGATTGAATAATGACGTCGGCAAAACAGCAATCGGTTCTGATAACCAAGCTTCCAAATTATGGGATTATATGGGCAATAAAATGGGCAGCAGTAATAACGCTCTTGGTAACGGGATTGGCTATAACAGTGGCCTTCCTGCTCCAATCGGATATCGGAAACCGTTTGGTGTCGGCGGTGATACTTCAGGTCTCATATCACCACCATCCAATGTACCAGGGTCTTCCCCATTTCTCAATCATGCCGGGGATTCACCTTTCAACATGAATCGCGATAATTCAATGAAGGGATCGTTAATTGGTGATATAAAGGCTCCTGGAAGAAACCAG GATCCACCGTTTGGAATGAACATTCAGAATTCCAGCACAGTGATGAGTTCATCCAATCAATTTGGAGCGATCAGGTTGTCGAGTGATCCAACTGGATACTCACACACTGGTCCAAGTTACTCTCATTTCCCGCAATCGTCGGGGCATCCTACCGGTTTGAGCCAACTTTTTGGACCTGGGGCAATCGGCATTGGAATACAAAATGCACCACCTCCTCCACAAATGGCTCAAAAGATTCAACTTGCTGCTCAACCAACTGCGGCTAGCATAG ttctcAGCCAAAAAGCATACAGTGAACAGTCAGAAGATTCTTTAGATATGATGAATCCAGACGAAGATGAATCTTTGGATAGTTATTTGAGAAATCCGTTGCATAATACACATGAATTTTGTCTCGGATGTTCAGATTGCGTCATTAAAACTGGATCTAGAGTTGTCGATTACAG GTATGATGAAAATTTGAACCATATGTGTTATAAGAACATATTATTGTGCAGAAGAAGAGACAGTGTGGATTGGCATAAAATAAGGCCAAGACCTCAACCGCAATCAAAAGCTCAGCTGTATGATGGACCGTATTATATATGCAAG GATCTTCTTGCAGGATCTGACTGTACGTATCCCGTTGTTTGTACGTTTGCATATAATCAagaagaaattgatgtttggacTTTAGAAAGAAAACAAATGTTAAATAG GCGTTGGCTTTTTGATTCTCTTGATGAAGATTACATGCGGGAATTATCTGTCGTTGGACGAGTACTTTGCAAACATCGTGGtctcttcaattttctttgtcAAGCTTGCTTCACTAACAAGCCTCGCATAATCAGCACTTTTAATCTAAGCACTGGAACCTGTATAAACGCAGACGCGGAACATCAGGAATCTCCTGATAACAGACAACTT ACTCATATTTTGCGGGATACAACTGTGCGTTATACTTCAATACGAGTTCCCGCTCAACAAGCAATTCTTTGTCGTCATGAAGTTCGTTTTCAATGCACCAGAGAAGAAGATTGTCATTTTGCTCACAGTCTTGTTGAACGTGATGTTTGGGCTTTGATGATTAAGAAAGG aCTCACGCCAGATCAGATTGTGGAACAGTCTCGTGAATATATTACAAAGCTAAGCAATAACACTAACACCCTTGAACAAGGGATAACACAAACTACGGATCTAGGAGTACCTATGTTCAG GTGGAAGGTGAAATTCATATGTTCGCTTTGTTACAAAAACGGACAAATCAGCGAAGCAACAAAAGATCGTAAATACTGTACAGCACGTGCTCAACACTCGTGGGCGACAAACAAAAAAACGGTTCTAGTTCAAACTATTCGTAAGGATTGGACACAAATACGAGATTtgccatatttgaaaaataag GGTTTGCCAGCGAGATTTGAACTTTGTGAAAATATCAGACGACAGAAAAAATGTCCGTTCtcaaataaatgtaattttgcGCATTCTCAGGAAGAATTAGATATTTGGATTTACCTAAGAGATAATCAAT TGAAAGATCTTGAAGAACTTCATGATTCACTTAATCGGGATAAACAGCCGAAAGCGACGAGACCTGCTGTACTTCCATTGCAGAATACAATTGACCCCAACGCAATAAGGTTACCCACTGATTTTTTGCCTCAg AGCGCATATCATTGTTGGCTATGTAACAAGGAATGTAACGGCCAACGTCAATGGGATCAACATTGTCTATCTGTGAAACATCGTCTCGGTGCTTTATCCGATAGCGATGGAAATTGGAAATATAGAAATCCTGGAGGAAATTATGAAATTTGTGAAAG gcACTTGAAAAATATATGCGAGTATGATTGTGTCGCTCCAGTTGATAATAAATGTCGTAATGCTCACAGCATTGAAGAATTGGAAGAGTGGAAACAACGTCGCGAATACGTTCTCAACAGGATCAAGAAAGCGCAGAATGATCAGTTGATTAGTGCGGCAGATAACATGGACAAATTGATAAAGGAGTCCCAACAGCATCAGCAATAG